The Lactuca sativa cultivar Salinas chromosome 2, Lsat_Salinas_v11, whole genome shotgun sequence genome includes a window with the following:
- the LOC111921737 gene encoding uncharacterized protein LOC111921737 produces the protein MNDPIFKTLTPSQFITFTVPNPVNHPCYLNTPRLRVAVLDSPVAVAADYLPKVAAMIVPDQRETDWNFCTESGHLQLLFNIPGLSRLILIGNDLPPNPEPPVYIRPPVTDTVDREKLEDEIQPLVMALHPKVCFQKGLPNLLFLTYEDDVLYRVIIARFVGPFVGEFVVEDVEMESNNDSDKKLRRRLRFKRMPNLIQSQVPLIPILDDGQSNTKLDLESLRKMKNAKFDVDTTVLVHPYLTPMVSGLFLIASHLNERIQQGFTSRALCLGVGGGALLSFLNTQMEFEVVGVEADEAVLSAAKQYFGLNNGKSIQLIVGDAIEVIQNFATKGDTDDSQVSFEGLDDKFDVVMADLDSSEARNGISAPPPEFIKKSVFQAVRLLLHDHGVLIINVVPQNEVIYMKLVQELKDAFHKVYGIDVGNQDNFVLVATLSPSSSNDHENAFLKRLRSVIQGAYMDSIVEL, from the coding sequence ATGAACGATCCAATATTCAAAACCCTAACACCATCGCAGTTCATCAcattcacagtcccaaatcccgTTAACCACCCCTGCTACCTCAACACTCCAAGGCTTCGCGTCGCCGTACTCGATTCTCCGGTAGCTGTTGCTGCCGATTACCTCCCAAAAGTCGCCGCCATGATTGTACCGGACCAGCGGGAAACAGACTGGAACTTCTGTACCGAGTCTGGTCATCTTCAGCTTCTATTTAACATCCCTGGCCTTTCCCGTCTCATCCTAATCGGTAATGATCTCCCGCCTAATCCAGAACCCCCCGTTTACATTCGCCCTCCGGTTACTGATACTGTTGATAGAGAGAAACTAGAAGACGAAATACAACCGCTTGTAATGGCTTTGCATCCCAAAGTGTGTTTTCAGAAAGGTTTGCCAAATCTCCTATTCTTGACATATGAAGATGATGTGTTGTATCGTGTGATTATAGCTAGATTTGTAGGCCCCTTCGTTGGTGAGTTTGTTGTTGAAGATGTTGAAATGGAAAGTAATAATGATAGCGATAAAAAACTCCGGAGGAGATTGAGGTTTAAAAGAATGCCTAATTTGATTCAATCGCAGGTCCCTCTTATCCCCATTCTCGATGATGGCCAGAGTAATACAAAGTTAGACTTGGAAAGTTTGAGGAAAATGAAGAACGCAAAGTTTGATGTCGACACAACGGTTTTGGTTCACCCATACTTGACTCCTATGGTTTCTGGTCTTTTCTTGATTGCTTCACATCTCAATGAGCGAATTCAACAAGGGTTTACTTCAAGAGCTTTGTGTTTAGGGGTTGGTGGTGGTGCTTTGTTAAGTTTCTTGAACACTCAAATGGAGTTTGAAGTTGTTGGAGTGGAGGCCGATGAAGCTGTTCTGAGTGCTGCAAAACAGTATTTTGGGTTAAACAATGGGAAATCTATCCAACTAATTGTTGGAGATGCAATAGAAGTGATTCAGAACTTTGCGACAAAAGGTGACACAGATGATTCACAGGTTAGTTTTGAGGGTTTAGATGATAAATTTGATGTAGTTATGGCTGATTTGGATTCAAGTGAGGCTCGAAATGGAATTAGTGCTCCACCACCAGAATTTATTAAAAAATCTGTTTTTCAAGCTGTGAGATTACTTCTTCATGATCATGGTGTCCTTATCATCAATGTGGTTCCTCAGAATGAGGTGATCTATATGAAATTGGTTCAAGAACTTAAGGATGCTTTTCACAAGGTTTATGGAATAGATGTTGGGAATCAAGATAATTTTGTTCTTGTGGCCACTTTATCACCATCTTCTTCCAATGATCATGAGAATGCTTTCTTGAAGAGGTTGAGATCTGTTATTCAGGGAGCTTATATGGACTCCATAGTGGAATTGTGA